In Cycloclasticus sp., a single genomic region encodes these proteins:
- a CDS encoding HigA family addiction module antitoxin, translating into MVMHNPPHPGEFIQATYMEPFGLSCRYLAGKLNVAASTLNRVLKTQSGISPEMALRLSKALGRSPESWLSMQDSYDLWQARKHIKLSSVQKVHLNVA; encoded by the coding sequence ATGGTTATGCACAATCCGCCTCATCCAGGTGAGTTTATACAAGCTACATACATGGAGCCATTTGGTCTAAGTTGCCGTTATTTAGCGGGGAAACTCAATGTGGCTGCATCTACTCTCAATAGAGTTTTAAAAACTCAAAGTGGTATTAGTCCAGAAATGGCGCTTCGCCTTTCCAAGGCACTAGGCCGTAGCCCTGAGAGCTGGCTTTCTATGCAAGATTCATATGATTTATGGCAGGCAAGAAAGCACATTAAGCTTAGTAGTGTTCAAAAAGTTCATCTTAATGTCGCATGA